A genomic segment from Streptomyces sp. NBC_01233 encodes:
- a CDS encoding carbohydrate ABC transporter permease: MTTATGSAPPRRPLPPAARRANRRGTALGLVAWLSGILFCLPAGWMVLTSLHSEPDAATNPPSFTAAITFDSYREFFGSGGGASPWPSLINSATASVISTVLVLLLALPAAYALSIKPVRKWTNVMFFFLSTKMLPVVAGLLPLYLFAKNVGMLDNIWLLVILYTSMNLPIAVWMMQSFLADVPVSIIEAAQVDGARLPTILARIVAPIAGPGIAATALICFIFSWNELLFARVLTGVAAQTAPVFLTGFVTSQGLFLAQLCAASVVVSLPVLVAGFAAQDKLVQGLSLGAVK; encoded by the coding sequence ATGACCACCGCGACCGGAAGTGCGCCGCCGCGCCGACCCCTTCCCCCCGCGGCCCGCCGCGCCAATCGCCGGGGCACCGCGCTCGGGCTGGTCGCCTGGCTGTCGGGCATCCTCTTCTGCCTGCCGGCCGGGTGGATGGTGCTCACCTCGCTCCACTCCGAGCCCGACGCCGCAACCAATCCCCCCTCCTTCACGGCTGCGATCACCTTCGACAGCTACCGGGAGTTCTTCGGCTCCGGTGGTGGAGCCAGCCCCTGGCCGTCGCTGATCAACTCGGCCACCGCCAGCGTCATCTCCACCGTTCTCGTGCTGCTGCTCGCACTGCCGGCGGCTTACGCGCTGTCCATCAAGCCGGTCCGCAAGTGGACCAATGTGATGTTCTTCTTCTTGTCGACGAAGATGCTGCCTGTAGTCGCCGGGCTCCTGCCCCTCTACCTGTTCGCCAAGAACGTCGGCATGCTGGACAATATCTGGCTGCTCGTCATCCTCTACACGTCGATGAACCTGCCGATCGCGGTCTGGATGATGCAGTCCTTCCTGGCCGACGTACCGGTCTCCATCATCGAGGCCGCTCAGGTGGACGGTGCCCGGCTCCCCACCATCCTGGCCCGGATCGTCGCTCCCATCGCCGGCCCCGGTATCGCGGCGACCGCCTTGATCTGCTTCATCTTCAGCTGGAACGAGCTGCTGTTCGCCCGGGTGCTCACCGGCGTGGCCGCACAGACGGCTCCCGTCTTCCTGACCGGTTTCGTCACCAGTCAGGGGCTGTTCCTCGCCCAGTTGTGCGCGGCCTCGGTGGTCGTCTCCCTGCCGGTACTCGTCGCCGGCTTCGCAGCCCAGGACAAACTCGTCCAGGGCCTTTCCCTTGGAGCAGTCAAATGA
- a CDS encoding zinc-dependent alcohol dehydrogenase family protein: MRAALIEAPGKVGVTSVPDPTPGPRDVVVKVASTGLCGTDLHILQGEFAPRLPVIPGHEFAGEIVAVGTAVTELSVGDRVAVDPSLYCHECRYCRAGRGNLCERWAAIGVTEPGGAAEFAVAPVANCFRLPEHVDVRDAALIEPLSCAVRGYDVLNSSTLGAEVLIYGSGTMGLMMLELAKRTGAASVDVVDINTERLSTAELLGCSRSATSAEALDRPEGWDFVVEATGNINAIQDGLGRVAKGGTFLQFGVSEYAAEAVIEPYKIYNHEITITGSMAVLHSYERAAALFATGLLDPSVFISDRLPLEQYPQAMERFKAGQGRKIVVEP, encoded by the coding sequence ATGAGGGCAGCACTCATCGAGGCGCCCGGCAAGGTCGGCGTCACCTCCGTCCCCGACCCCACCCCGGGGCCGCGAGACGTGGTGGTCAAGGTCGCCTCCACCGGGCTTTGCGGCACCGACCTGCACATTCTCCAGGGTGAGTTCGCTCCGCGGCTGCCTGTGATACCCGGCCATGAGTTCGCCGGCGAGATCGTCGCGGTCGGTACCGCAGTCACCGAACTGTCCGTGGGCGATCGGGTGGCCGTCGACCCATCCCTCTATTGTCACGAGTGCCGCTACTGCCGGGCCGGCCGTGGAAACCTGTGCGAGCGATGGGCAGCCATCGGCGTGACCGAACCGGGCGGCGCCGCCGAGTTCGCTGTGGCCCCGGTCGCCAACTGCTTCCGTCTGCCCGAGCACGTCGACGTGCGTGACGCCGCCCTGATCGAGCCGCTCTCCTGCGCGGTACGCGGCTACGACGTGCTGAACAGCAGCACACTCGGCGCGGAAGTACTGATCTACGGCTCCGGCACGATGGGCCTCATGATGCTGGAGCTGGCCAAGCGTACGGGCGCCGCCAGCGTGGATGTCGTGGACATCAACACCGAACGCCTGAGCACGGCGGAGTTGCTGGGCTGCAGCCGGTCGGCCACCAGCGCCGAGGCGCTGGACCGGCCGGAGGGATGGGACTTCGTGGTGGAGGCCACAGGCAACATCAATGCCATCCAGGACGGCCTCGGCCGCGTCGCCAAGGGCGGCACCTTCCTCCAGTTCGGGGTCTCCGAGTACGCGGCGGAGGCGGTCATCGAGCCGTACAAGATCTACAATCACGAGATCACCATCACCGGTTCCATGGCGGTGCTGCACAGCTACGAGCGGGCCGCCGCCCTGTTCGCCACCGGGCTCCTGGATCCATCTGTTTTCATCAGCGACCGCCTGCCCCTGGAGCAGTACCCACAGGCCATGGAGCGGTTCAAGGCAGGCCAGGGGCGGAAGATCGTGGTGGAGCCGTGA
- a CDS encoding carbohydrate kinase family protein: MKPVTAPLLVMGEALTDLVPTNDGSGSYIPLPGGAPANVAAGLARLGIPVAFVGTLGDDRFGGQCEERLRKAGVTLDLCGHSDLPTAVAVASLTDAGTHYSFYVQDTATFRFPARTEGLDQFAAVYVGGLAAVLPQAADEVFATAQAAAQQSVLAVDPNVRAVRGLDEAQSRFRLRELCSLAQVIKVSDEDAAWLWPGEEPDRVCRRMADEGRLVVLTRGARGSSAFLPFEDRVSVESVPVSLVNTIGAGDAFMAAVLAQLARHGGLVDRDPASITHMQAAQLLRYGSLMAAWVCGRADADLPSSLSD, translated from the coding sequence GTGAAGCCTGTCACCGCGCCCCTGCTGGTCATGGGCGAGGCCCTGACCGACCTCGTTCCGACCAACGACGGCTCGGGCTCCTACATCCCGCTGCCCGGCGGAGCACCGGCCAACGTGGCGGCCGGGTTGGCCCGCCTGGGCATACCTGTGGCCTTCGTCGGCACGCTGGGTGACGACCGCTTCGGCGGGCAATGTGAGGAGCGGCTCCGCAAGGCCGGAGTCACCCTCGACCTGTGTGGACATAGCGATCTACCCACAGCCGTCGCCGTGGCCAGCCTGACCGATGCGGGCACACACTACTCATTTTACGTACAAGACACCGCAACGTTCCGGTTTCCGGCCCGGACAGAGGGGCTCGATCAGTTCGCCGCCGTGTACGTGGGTGGGCTGGCGGCCGTGCTTCCCCAGGCTGCCGACGAGGTCTTCGCCACTGCCCAGGCGGCGGCCCAGCAGTCGGTACTGGCCGTGGATCCCAACGTGCGAGCAGTACGCGGTCTGGACGAGGCGCAGAGCCGTTTCCGCCTACGGGAGCTGTGTTCGCTCGCCCAGGTCATCAAGGTCAGCGACGAGGACGCAGCGTGGTTGTGGCCCGGCGAAGAACCGGACAGGGTCTGCCGCAGAATGGCTGATGAGGGACGTCTAGTGGTCCTGACGCGTGGGGCTCGGGGAAGCAGTGCCTTCCTTCCCTTCGAAGACCGGGTGTCCGTTGAATCCGTTCCTGTCTCGCTGGTCAACACCATTGGCGCCGGAGATGCGTTCATGGCGGCGGTCCTTGCCCAGCTCGCCAGGCACGGCGGGTTGGTAGACCGCGATCCCGCGAGCATCACGCACATGCAAGCGGCGCAACTGCTCAGGTACGGCTCCTTGATGGCCGCGTGGGTATGCGGGAGGGCAGATGCCGATCTCCCTTCCTCCCTTTCTGACTGA
- a CDS encoding BTAD domain-containing putative transcriptional regulator — protein sequence MEYRFLGPVQAWHAGVEIPLGPPRHRAVLAVLLAHADQIVSADRLIWSLWGDNPPSKAVAMLHVRISQLRKALSAAPVDPHMVVATHGSGYVLAAQPEATDAAEFERLALAGRRALARGDSRTAGSVLREGLGLWKGRPFGTFADEPFAQAISVRLEALRLDTLEARIESDILAGRHREVIPELGGLTREHPMRERFWAQLMLSLFRDGRQGEALQAYQSARQRLVGLLGVEPGPELRALHSAILRQEVPPVPAQPYRPPRATPASPPGEAVGREAELAALLRLTGRERLVSVIGPGGAGKSRLLSEVVAACSESFPDGVVMVELGGLRAGESPSSRVAAALGVRGPSPLRPARLIGERLRDAELLLVLDDCEHYRQPVGLLVRELLGRADGVHVLTAGSHPLHVPGERPFPLAGLALPAPTSETAATVGRSPAARFFVNRAAVGRPGFRLTDGNAVHVARVCRVLDGLPLFLELAAGHVDGQRVAALAERLEKHPVRETAASRAAADPSVSTSLPAAVERSYERLDGAVRELFHRLAVFEGGFTREAAEQVCGAGVQVAVSLDALIEASLVTTGRGAGGEARYALTEPVRVYARRQLWKCGESAEVAVRHAAYFETLATPMPDDAHEAELRAWTRRIEAEYGNVRASLQWSVDQRDSAAAVRLAAALSPFWDRREMYAEGRRLLGSVVALPGPADPSERGRALLGAAWLAIVQHDPGAALSAAEEACRLFDRLGDPTRAATALLHQGLAALTRDEHDYAETFMQRASALAAGEGDPQLELWFSVVRALHALSLKHYDEAAALTAPGSREASGNPAVLAWLDVVGGAAAFRLGDLPSAAARLRRGICLFQGAASAWGLSVALLVTGQIAGRGGDHLAATTLSGAAAHLRDSVDAAWWPTVLSWHRELCYQGGRALGAREFGDARSSGRALSAEDMVGTALATLSRAARAADQPTDVPAVEGASEPRRLQAVRGVTVVIAASCSVQHH from the coding sequence ATGGAATATCGGTTTCTTGGGCCGGTGCAAGCCTGGCATGCAGGTGTGGAGATACCCCTGGGACCTCCACGTCACCGGGCCGTACTCGCCGTTCTTCTGGCACATGCCGACCAGATCGTTTCCGCAGATCGCTTGATTTGGTCCCTGTGGGGTGACAATCCCCCCTCCAAGGCCGTGGCGATGCTGCACGTCCGGATTTCCCAACTGCGCAAAGCGTTGTCGGCAGCGCCCGTGGATCCCCATATGGTGGTGGCCACGCACGGATCGGGATACGTATTGGCGGCCCAGCCCGAAGCGACCGACGCGGCCGAATTCGAAAGGCTCGCGCTGGCGGGACGGCGGGCACTGGCCCGCGGCGACAGTCGCACGGCCGGTTCTGTCCTGCGTGAAGGGCTCGGCCTGTGGAAGGGCCGGCCTTTCGGCACGTTTGCCGATGAGCCGTTCGCACAGGCGATTTCTGTGCGACTGGAAGCATTGCGCCTGGACACCCTGGAAGCGCGGATAGAGTCGGACATCCTCGCCGGCCGCCACCGCGAGGTGATCCCCGAGTTGGGCGGCCTCACCCGTGAACATCCGATGAGGGAACGGTTCTGGGCGCAACTCATGCTCTCCCTGTTCCGCGACGGAAGGCAGGGCGAGGCCCTGCAGGCGTACCAGAGCGCCCGTCAGCGGCTCGTGGGTCTCCTCGGCGTGGAACCGGGACCGGAGTTGCGAGCCCTGCACTCGGCGATCCTCAGGCAAGAGGTTCCGCCCGTCCCCGCACAGCCCTACCGGCCACCGCGCGCGACCCCTGCGAGCCCGCCCGGCGAGGCCGTCGGTCGGGAAGCGGAGCTCGCGGCGCTGCTCCGGCTCACCGGCCGGGAGCGTCTCGTCTCCGTGATCGGACCGGGGGGCGCCGGAAAGAGCCGGCTGCTGTCGGAAGTGGTGGCCGCTTGCTCCGAATCCTTCCCCGACGGCGTGGTCATGGTGGAACTCGGTGGCCTGCGGGCCGGCGAGTCACCCTCCTCCAGGGTCGCCGCAGCACTCGGCGTCCGAGGACCTTCTCCACTGCGTCCCGCCCGGCTCATCGGAGAACGGCTGCGGGACGCGGAGCTGCTCCTAGTGCTCGACGACTGCGAGCACTACAGACAGCCTGTGGGCCTGCTGGTGCGCGAGCTGTTGGGCCGGGCCGACGGCGTCCATGTCCTGACGGCGGGGTCGCACCCCCTGCACGTTCCCGGAGAGCGTCCCTTCCCGCTGGCCGGTCTGGCGCTGCCCGCGCCGACGTCCGAGACCGCCGCCACCGTGGGCCGCTCCCCAGCGGCACGGTTCTTCGTGAACCGGGCAGCCGTCGGCCGACCGGGATTCCGCCTCACCGATGGCAACGCGGTCCATGTCGCACGCGTCTGCCGGGTGCTGGACGGCCTTCCGCTCTTCCTCGAACTGGCCGCGGGTCATGTCGATGGTCAGAGGGTGGCGGCACTCGCCGAGCGGCTGGAGAAGCATCCGGTTCGGGAGACAGCCGCGTCGCGTGCGGCTGCCGACCCGTCCGTCTCCACCAGCCTGCCCGCCGCGGTGGAACGAAGCTACGAGCGGCTGGACGGCGCCGTGCGTGAGCTGTTCCATCGGCTGGCGGTCTTCGAGGGCGGGTTCACGCGGGAGGCCGCGGAGCAGGTCTGCGGCGCTGGGGTGCAGGTCGCCGTGTCACTGGACGCACTGATCGAGGCATCACTCGTCACGACCGGTCGAGGGGCTGGCGGAGAGGCTCGGTACGCGCTGACGGAGCCCGTGCGGGTATACGCCCGGCGGCAGTTGTGGAAGTGCGGGGAGAGCGCCGAGGTCGCCGTGCGTCACGCCGCCTACTTCGAGACCCTCGCGACACCGATGCCGGACGATGCACATGAAGCTGAACTCCGTGCGTGGACGCGGCGGATCGAGGCTGAGTATGGCAACGTTCGGGCCTCGCTCCAGTGGTCAGTCGATCAGCGCGACTCCGCCGCAGCCGTCCGCCTGGCCGCCGCCCTCTCTCCCTTCTGGGACAGGAGGGAAATGTATGCCGAAGGACGCCGGCTGCTGGGCAGCGTAGTAGCCCTGCCCGGGCCCGCGGACCCCTCGGAACGGGGCCGGGCCCTGCTGGGCGCGGCATGGCTGGCGATCGTCCAACATGACCCGGGAGCCGCATTGTCGGCCGCGGAGGAGGCCTGCCGTCTCTTCGACCGCCTGGGCGATCCGACCAGGGCGGCCACCGCACTGCTTCATCAGGGGCTGGCGGCACTCACACGCGACGAACACGATTACGCCGAAACGTTCATGCAGCGCGCCTCTGCCTTGGCTGCCGGGGAGGGCGATCCGCAGCTGGAACTCTGGTTTTCGGTGGTCCGAGCCCTCCACGCCCTCTCCCTGAAGCACTACGACGAGGCCGCCGCGCTGACTGCCCCGGGCAGCCGGGAAGCGAGCGGGAACCCTGCCGTTCTCGCCTGGCTCGATGTCGTAGGGGGGGCTGCCGCATTCCGCCTGGGAGACTTGCCGAGCGCCGCGGCGAGGCTTCGCAGGGGCATATGTCTGTTTCAGGGGGCCGCCTCGGCCTGGGGCCTGTCCGTGGCCCTGCTCGTCACGGGTCAGATCGCCGGCCGGGGGGGCGATCACCTGGCGGCTACCACCCTGTCGGGAGCTGCCGCACATCTACGGGACTCGGTCGACGCCGCCTGGTGGCCGACGGTACTCAGCTGGCACCGGGAGTTGTGCTATCAAGGCGGAAGGGCCCTCGGCGCTCGGGAGTTCGGGGATGCGCGCTCGTCCGGCCGCGCGCTGTCGGCCGAAGACATGGTCGGGACGGCCTTGGCAACGCTGAGCAGGGCCGCACGGGCAGCCGATCAGCCCACCGACGTGCCTGCCGTGGAAGGCGCATCAGAACCGCGGAGGCTGCAGGCCGTAAGGGGGGTGACAGTCGTGATCGCGGCCTCGTGCTCCGTGCAGCACCACTGA
- a CDS encoding sugar-binding transcriptional regulator produces the protein MGRAHDALHPPAATDVLLAATIARRFYLDNQSKTEIADEFRLSRFKVARMLEAAVALGIVRIDITVPAKIDAECSLALRERYGLRYATVIDVCAEGGAAYSEPEMIRWLGAVAARLVSDVVDEGDVLGLAWGRSVDALGKAITKLATCEVVQLTGTHPNHWASEESIESVCRAAAVGGGTAYPIVAPLVVPNALTGSIVAKQPAIAATVARYDRVTKAVVEIGAWSPTLSTVYDALTGPERLGYRQLGVVAEVCGHLLDARGRALPAGLHERVISIEMAKLQKIPEVIGVAGGADKAEAIGAVLASGLLSGIVTDLTAARRILSGPPERGGVLTRPDRKDGV, from the coding sequence ATGGGGCGTGCGCACGACGCGCTGCATCCTCCGGCGGCCACAGATGTCCTGCTGGCGGCCACCATCGCCAGGCGGTTCTACCTGGACAACCAGTCGAAGACCGAGATCGCGGACGAGTTCAGGCTGAGCCGCTTCAAGGTCGCACGCATGCTCGAAGCGGCGGTGGCCCTGGGCATCGTCCGCATCGACATCACGGTCCCGGCCAAGATCGACGCGGAGTGTTCGCTGGCCCTGCGCGAGCGTTACGGACTCCGATACGCCACCGTCATCGACGTCTGTGCGGAGGGCGGGGCGGCCTACAGCGAGCCGGAGATGATCCGGTGGCTGGGTGCCGTCGCGGCCCGTCTCGTATCCGACGTGGTCGACGAGGGAGACGTCCTCGGTCTCGCATGGGGCCGGTCCGTCGACGCGCTGGGCAAAGCCATCACAAAGCTGGCGACCTGCGAGGTGGTCCAGCTGACCGGAACCCACCCGAACCACTGGGCGAGCGAGGAGTCCATCGAATCCGTGTGCCGAGCCGCGGCGGTCGGCGGCGGAACAGCCTACCCGATCGTTGCGCCTTTGGTCGTGCCCAATGCCCTGACCGGATCCATCGTGGCCAAGCAGCCGGCCATAGCCGCCACGGTGGCGCGGTACGACCGGGTGACCAAGGCGGTCGTGGAGATCGGCGCCTGGTCTCCGACTCTCTCGACCGTCTACGACGCGCTGACAGGTCCTGAGCGCCTCGGATATCGGCAGCTGGGTGTGGTGGCCGAGGTCTGCGGCCACCTCCTCGACGCACGGGGCCGGGCTCTGCCCGCGGGCCTGCACGAACGCGTCATCTCCATCGAGATGGCCAAGCTGCAGAAGATCCCGGAAGTCATCGGCGTCGCCGGTGGCGCCGACAAGGCGGAGGCGATCGGTGCCGTCCTGGCATCGGGACTCCTGTCCGGCATCGTCACGGACCTTACCGCGGCCCGCCGCATTCTGAGCGGACCGCCTGAACGAGGCGGCGTGTTGACGCGTCCGGATCGAAAGGACGGCGTGTGA
- a CDS encoding CAP domain-containing protein, translating to MAASLTPLPAGALVIQVPGRYSASAVIDGTDRHVVADPVLAGDAQRAVAGVRVQDDMLVLDLRRVREGTDRIVVCALPKQPRQWQPPGSELTVSITGADGLLHARFSVVPTRPEGVQPLAEIFRSAGSWQARALPMRQPESHDDVPGRDDGLPGLVNALRFRLGLPPLRTDVRLARAAQEHAAALATRGAAGWRVPDETSLFDRVEAAGYRYLTLTEHLADGPGTAVELSRHCLSSERTVRAWGDPGVTDFGLGHSAGASGTVVWAALWARPFCADGLARLLAEVVSLTNIERAAAGLPALVADPRLAAAAQGHSADMAARRFYAHTSPEGGTPADRALAAGCRSDGIGENIACGQRTAAEVVRGWMDSPGHRANILRRAFTLIGVGYATGGRAGTYWTQMFGAPVTHRGAGGPVGNHV from the coding sequence GTGGCGGCGAGCCTGACGCCTCTGCCGGCCGGGGCCCTGGTGATCCAGGTCCCCGGCCGGTACAGCGCGTCCGCGGTGATCGACGGGACCGACAGGCACGTGGTCGCCGATCCCGTACTCGCGGGGGATGCGCAACGGGCTGTGGCCGGAGTCCGCGTGCAGGACGACATGCTCGTCCTGGACCTGCGCCGAGTACGAGAGGGGACGGACCGGATCGTCGTCTGCGCCCTGCCGAAGCAGCCGCGCCAGTGGCAACCGCCGGGGTCCGAGCTCACGGTGAGCATCACGGGAGCAGACGGACTACTGCACGCCCGGTTCTCCGTTGTACCCACCCGTCCCGAGGGGGTGCAGCCCCTTGCGGAGATCTTCAGGTCGGCCGGTTCCTGGCAGGCGCGAGCGCTCCCCATGCGGCAGCCGGAAAGTCACGACGACGTCCCCGGTCGGGACGACGGCCTTCCGGGGCTGGTGAACGCGCTGCGCTTCCGGCTCGGGTTGCCTCCCTTGCGTACCGACGTACGTCTGGCCCGGGCCGCACAGGAACATGCGGCGGCCCTGGCCACGCGTGGTGCGGCCGGGTGGCGGGTGCCGGACGAGACGTCTCTGTTCGACAGGGTGGAGGCGGCAGGATACCGGTACCTGACGCTCACCGAGCACCTCGCAGACGGTCCCGGCACCGCTGTCGAGTTGAGCCGTCACTGCCTCTCCTCGGAGCGGACCGTACGCGCGTGGGGGGACCCGGGAGTGACGGACTTCGGGCTCGGCCATAGCGCCGGAGCGTCGGGCACCGTCGTCTGGGCCGCTCTGTGGGCCCGTCCCTTCTGCGCCGACGGACTGGCGCGCCTGCTGGCCGAGGTCGTCTCCCTCACCAACATCGAGCGTGCGGCGGCAGGGCTCCCCGCCCTCGTCGCAGACCCGCGCCTGGCGGCGGCCGCGCAGGGGCACAGCGCCGACATGGCTGCCCGTCGTTTCTACGCCCACACCAGTCCCGAGGGAGGCACGCCTGCAGACCGGGCCCTTGCCGCGGGGTGCCGGTCGGACGGCATTGGCGAGAACATCGCCTGCGGTCAGCGAACCGCCGCCGAGGTGGTGCGGGGATGGATGGACAGTCCGGGTCACCGGGCCAACATCCTGAGACGCGCTTTCACGCTCATCGGTGTCGGGTATGCCACCGGGGGGCGGGCAGGGACGTACTGGACTCAGATGTTCGGGGCCCCCGTGACGCATCGGGGCGCCGGGGGACCTGTGGGAAACCATGTATAA
- a CDS encoding ricin-type beta-trefoil lectin domain protein — MPVASVESAAESETELVARVAASSAAQESAAERSAAEGRTAAQGAEESEAESVALSAAAGAVGGAAPPDDEESSPGNPKKPLLAAAGIAGAILLAVPLLIFVTDDDGEDRTDRVAHAADSFAVEDTEPPSGTYAPAKPKSVPPPTPTAAGSPQPEAAAGVPAPPNDPAPQEQQPPAAPPQTQPQQESPAREQARKPAESSLVVPVYALTSPDSGKCLQAAAAQVGSPLIIWTCGNSAAQKWAFHSDKTLRNGSLCVQLANGSIANGTSFVLAKCTGSPEQQFHLNLTEDLVAMKAGNKCADVFDGKEVNGTPVRLWPCTGTANQTWRRA; from the coding sequence GTGCCGGTAGCCTCCGTGGAGTCCGCGGCCGAGTCCGAGACCGAGCTTGTCGCACGGGTGGCCGCGTCCTCGGCCGCCCAGGAGAGTGCGGCCGAGAGGTCAGCCGCAGAGGGAAGGACCGCCGCCCAGGGGGCGGAGGAGTCGGAGGCCGAGTCGGTGGCCTTGTCGGCGGCCGCAGGGGCGGTAGGCGGGGCTGCCCCGCCCGATGATGAGGAGTCGTCCCCGGGGAATCCCAAGAAGCCCCTTCTGGCCGCGGCGGGCATCGCCGGAGCCATACTCCTGGCCGTTCCCCTGCTGATCTTCGTCACTGACGACGACGGCGAGGACCGTACAGACCGCGTCGCGCACGCAGCCGACTCGTTCGCCGTCGAGGATACCGAGCCGCCGTCGGGGACCTACGCCCCTGCCAAGCCCAAGTCCGTACCACCGCCCACGCCGACGGCTGCGGGCAGTCCCCAGCCGGAGGCAGCCGCGGGGGTCCCCGCGCCGCCGAACGACCCCGCCCCCCAGGAGCAGCAACCGCCGGCCGCGCCGCCGCAAACCCAGCCGCAGCAGGAGAGTCCCGCTCGGGAACAGGCGCGCAAGCCTGCGGAGTCGAGCCTCGTGGTACCTGTCTACGCTCTCACCAGCCCGGACTCGGGCAAGTGCCTCCAGGCCGCCGCCGCGCAGGTGGGCTCGCCTCTGATCATCTGGACGTGCGGCAACTCCGCGGCACAGAAGTGGGCTTTCCACAGCGACAAGACGCTGCGCAACGGCTCGCTGTGCGTCCAGCTCGCGAACGGCTCCATCGCGAACGGCACCTCCTTCGTGCTTGCCAAGTGCACCGGTTCTCCCGAGCAGCAATTCCACCTCAATCTCACCGAGGACCTGGTCGCCATGAAAGCCGGCAACAAGTGCGCCGACGTGTTCGACGGGAAAGAAGTCAACGGCACGCCGGTCAGGCTTTGGCCCTGCACCGGAACGGCGAACCAGACGTGGCGGCGAGCCTGA
- a CDS encoding type VII secretion system-associated protein: protein MSNKTADEWTDEESEVEQGSAVASEAGDGGEPVAGATDDMPPIPDEIREAGRLAPDHWLGMVDPTWKGEGEPPEWAMVGRWRSGLNGEIEEWQDNPEYKPSPRALGWPDPEDEVDEAIQLAATGYGPGEAVTEALVDRQVAVLVAPGGGPLVATTPNGDAAVPVFTSPVYLHTAGRLAFELVDVQELVGRIEAGNLLYLNPSGPVSMTLELDVLREAVDQAANPAAAATPMVTVSADQQPQPSVTAAMVDLDLDRASATTEER from the coding sequence ATGAGTAACAAGACCGCCGACGAGTGGACAGACGAGGAGAGCGAGGTCGAGCAGGGGAGTGCCGTGGCCTCTGAGGCCGGCGACGGCGGTGAACCCGTAGCCGGGGCGACGGACGACATGCCGCCCATCCCGGATGAGATCCGGGAGGCGGGCCGACTTGCCCCCGACCACTGGCTCGGCATGGTCGATCCGACCTGGAAGGGGGAGGGGGAACCGCCGGAGTGGGCGATGGTGGGACGATGGCGCTCCGGCCTGAACGGCGAGATCGAGGAGTGGCAGGACAACCCCGAGTACAAGCCGTCTCCCCGGGCCTTGGGGTGGCCTGATCCGGAGGACGAGGTGGACGAGGCCATCCAACTCGCCGCGACCGGTTACGGACCCGGCGAGGCAGTGACCGAGGCGCTTGTCGACCGTCAGGTGGCGGTCCTGGTGGCGCCCGGAGGCGGCCCGCTCGTCGCCACGACGCCCAACGGGGACGCCGCCGTACCGGTGTTCACCTCACCCGTGTACCTGCACACCGCTGGTCGACTCGCCTTCGAATTGGTCGATGTCCAGGAATTGGTGGGGAGGATCGAGGCAGGGAACCTGCTGTACCTGAACCCCTCGGGACCAGTGAGCATGACTCTGGAACTCGACGTTCTACGTGAAGCCGTCGACCAGGCTGCCAATCCGGCGGCCGCCGCGACGCCGATGGTCACGGTCAGTGCCGACCAGCAGCCGCAGCCGTCCGTGACAGCGGCCATGGTCGATCTCGATCTCGACCGCGCGAGCGCCACGACTGAGGAGCGATGA